Genomic segment of Benincasa hispida cultivar B227 chromosome 1, ASM972705v1, whole genome shotgun sequence:
acaaacatacaaagatattaaaatcaatagcaaacaaaatcgttttcattttcattttccaaatatcaaaattttaccATTAAAGAAAGGAGGTGTATCAACACGTTGACCTTCTAAAGTTGTCATAGCTTTAGCAATTAAGCttattcaaataattttaaaaatattaataagatactttaaatatcaaaataatatttaaaaaataatttacaaagAAGAGCTCCTAACTCTGATGCCAATTGTAGGAGTGAGAAACTCAAACACAATGGGTATAATCTAAaatgatttatgaaatttttatcACAAACAAACGAGCAACCGACTCTTGTACCAATTGTAGAACCGGTATGACAATCTTAGAGGGGTGAATATGgtttaataaaactaattaaaactttttctcCCAATTAAGCAAATCAATATACTTTTGgctataaaataattaaaacaataattcCATACAAAATAGTTCAATCCTAAGAAgctaagaaattaaaattaataattttaataataagattgataaaataaatatgcAAAGATAAACTCAACCAACCTAAATAGACAAATGTAAGCAATTAATTTCAAGGATAAGTTATAACAGTTAATTTCATGCAAATGAAAAAAtaactaataaattaattacaaaattaaatagaagAGGGACAAAGAAATTGACACTGTGATTTTATAATGGTTCGGCACAACCAGTCTACATCCACTTCCCAAACTCCTCTTGGGTATATCGCTACGAATTTGACTCTTTCCAAGACTTAGAACTGAACCACTACAACGTTGTTTTTCCGGAAGCAAGAATAAACCCGATCTTTTTCACGAttgaggatcaaaccgttataACGACTCTTTTTCTGGAATCAAGAGCAACCCTTACAAtagtttagaaaaataaatagcaCACTCGAGAAACTCTCTAAAAGAGtgaatttacaaatttagcactTAATGAATCAATCCTCACAACAAAAAATACCTCtatcaagaagaagatgaaaagaagaaattgaagcttgtagagagagcaacaatgatggcttaatgagttatggaggattgaaaataataaaaattgttgtcatgatttagagaagaagatgagtttaaaTAGAGATAAAAATTTGTAGAAAACCACGTTTAATTTGGGTCATTggatcttggaaaagaaaatcaattatggggattttaaatttaattaatttgttagacacaaataaaaaaacaatatagtaataaatatcttttaaaatccaacaaaaagcAAATACTCACCATGTATCCaaaacttctttttaaaaccaatctAAAAATGAAAAGTCCAACATGTGTCACTTCTCAATTGCTCCAAGTGACACATTTCAATTGGTCCACTTTTATGAGAAAAATTATGCCCCGTCATCATTTTGGGATTTTTCCATTAAGTTTGTTTCGGCCATATATTCTTCGTTTGAGGTccaatttaatttattcaaattgGTTGGAaccgttgttccgagctctgtGTAATTGACATTTCAAAACACTCGAATTGTTAATAAATAACCACAAGTTTATTAtcatcaaatattaattaattaattaatttggaattaaGGGTCAAAAGAACACTTATACAATTTATCGTAAAAAGTGTGGAttaaatatgcttaatttaaaataagaacaaaaaaatcaaatgattaccaaacaggacctcaattattttcaaatttacaacCAAAACACAGTTTTTCaaataaagttttaaaattctAAACCAAACATCTCTTAAAATGCGgtgaaaataagaaatttgtttttgttttacactaaattctttgttttgtttgttggtttttttatttttttattgaatcaaGAACCAAGCTAAACCTTAAATATTCTTAAAGATTTTTAATTGAaaccaaataatttattttcaaatatagtgaagtgtatatataataaacatcTACTTTTGATATCCATgaaattctttgatttttttcttttattaaatcaCAAATCAAACATGAcctaaaatattaaattgaattgcTTAGAAGGAAAAgtatatttacacaaaataggaAAATGTCAGCTTGTGGTTCCAATGTATCTATTGGTCAAATTAAATGTCAATATCATATCGACATTTGTGACTAAAGAACTGcaaacaaaacaacaatttgcataatattaaaaaaaaaaaaaaaaaaaaaaaaaaaaaaaaaaatcctcttcAATGGACAAATGGCTTCCTCTTCCCAtgcaaaaaatcaaaatcaaaataaaaaagattaaaaaaaattgtgatatTTGTAAGTTTACTTAAGATCATTggaatttggaggtgaaaaaaGCAAAGTGATCAACTAATTCATTATTCCCATGATCTTCATCCTTATAATCCTCTTGTTCCTCAAAGCCATGAGTTCTAAATCCATAACGATCTTCTTCATTGGCCTCATTCAACAAATTCTCCCAGAACCCTTCATTCAaatcatcatcattatcattTCTCTCACAATTATTATCATCCATTATTTCTTCTTTAGGGACATGGTATTTCATTTGATGTTGTTCGTCAATGGTTAGTAAGTCGACATCCATGTGAATGTCGTCGTTCACGAATGGTGGTAGAATATGATCTTCTTTATCTTCGTCTTCGAAGTCGGGTTGGCCTTGGTCGATATGTCGTCTTCGTTTCCGATTGATGGCTTCTTCTAATTCTTTGTGCTTGTCTTTTTGGTGGATTAATTGTTGAATGAAATCAGGGTTTTGAATTGCTCTTGCTAAGAAGTTCATCATTAGTTGTTGTCTTGTCTCTGTCTTTTTTAGCCGACGTTCCATTGTTTGGAGGTatgtttttgtgttttgttgttgttgtcttAGCTTCACTACCTCCGCCATTAATACCTGTTgttcaaacaaaatttcaattaaaaatctctcatttggttttggtttttttattttttattttagtaattCAACCTACTACTACTATCTAATTCTTTTAGAGATGTATTCAAAATACaagctaatttttttaaaaaaattgtaggCTCATTTTGCTAACAATTTAGCATTTTCgtgttttaaatttatgtttgtttttataCCTTCTTGTttattatagtttttattatgtttttatctaaatttaagagcaaaaaaacaaatttttaaaaattaattttctcactTGTTTTTCTAAAACACTCTTAAAATGTagacaacaaaataaaaaattcaatagaTGAATGTAGTGtatattaacttaattattaaaaataaaaactttaaaatcaaatggttataaAATCAACAtcgttttttgaaaatattttttttcaaagaaaaaaaagctaTGAAGTCAaacatttctttaaaaatatgataattatggtaaacaaattatgaaaaaaacTAGTACATGccttgaaaaaaataataaaaaatgtatgAAGAATTACAACTTAATCccagttttgattttttttttttttttttttttttttttgtttcctttacatatatataaattaagcATATCTATTTTCTACTAGGACTTCAAAAGGCCAAGTAATTTTTGAAAGCTAAAAGGTAGTTATCAAAGattgttcttaaaatttgactaaaaaattGGATGTGTTATTAAGGGGtatgaaaattataattaaaaaatgaaaaaaagaacaaataaaaatttcgaaaacagaaaattaaaaacaaaattgtgcCTACAAATCTAGGAATAAAATGCTGTAAATTGAGTGAAATACTAGCTAGATCATTCAGGTGACTGGTGTTTTCCATCCAAAAGTAAACTTGAATTTGTCTGTTTACTGTTAATTTAACATCGTATAAATTAGTACTGTAACTTCTATAATATTACTTATTCATTCCattgttaatatttaaatttgttcaACAAATTTACAAACAACGAAGAACATATATAAATGTAGAGAGATATCCCCATGAAAGCTTTTGAGTTGAGTGGTAATTTTGACAAACCTGCTTATCACGCTGCAGCCGATCGACTTCTCTGTCAAGCCCAAACCGTCCGACCTCGACACAAGGGTCTGGAGCTTGCTGAGAAGCGTTCGGTTGCGTCGTTTTCCTCCTCCGAATCAGCTTCAGAAGATGTTTCTGTCCTCTCAAGAAACCTTCATGAGCAAATTCCCACTTATCTGGATCTACCTTTCTAAATCCCTACcacaaaaatatttaataaaatcttccATTTTAGATCTATCAATAATTTATTGATAAAGCATAAAGCTTGTATTAATTAACCCTTTATTAAAGGTTGGATTTTTCCTAAAAAGAAATGCTAATCAATATATATACCAACTATTTCAATGCAAAATATGTATAATTTCACTTTAatcattgaattaaaacaatacCCATTTGTCCCAATAaccttaaaaatataaaaataaaggcAAAaatacaggaaaaaaaaaaaaaaaaaacttacataGGTATTTAGCTGTCTAACGAAGCTTGAGAAATTGCTATGTTTGAAATATTTAGGAAGAAGTGTTAAGGAAAAGGATTGAGGATCCCAAACCACAAAGCTATTGTTTCCTCTGCTCCAAGACACAATATGATTGGTCCCTGTATCTTCGATTATTTCATATGTTTTTGTCAGAAATGGCGCCGGACCCGCTTCATTAAGCCCTTCCATCGGCTGAGGGGACGCCGTCGTCGTCTTCGGCGCCGCTGATGAACTCGACGTCGGAACCTCCTCCTTCACTCGGCGGAGACGATTCATGATCTGGGTCGTCCTTagttttttgaaattcaatctCAGTTGGGTTGTCTagaaattctaaaatatatatcactgaaaaaaaaaagaagaaaaaagagtgGAAATCTAGACTGTGAAGGAGATGAGAGAcaacagagagagagagtagGTGTTGAAAGGAGGAGAGAATCAGTTCTAATTATAGAAACAGgtgaaatgaagaaaaaaaaagtgtattttCCATTTTAGCCCTTTCCCTTTTGAGCATGGCATGAATTTAATTAAGGAAGGTGAGATTTGAGATGAGACAGATATTTTTCTCTCAactaaaatagattttttttcccctcattTGGGGAAATTATAATAGTGGGATCTTTTTTTAGTGTCACAATCATAGAGGATGTGACTGTGTAAGAGAGGAGAGTGATGTGTTTGGAAAATAGGTCTTTTATGGTCCTTTTGTGATGGATCATAGAATAGGAATGTTCTAGATCATGGCAAAGAGAGGAGAGAATTGGATACAAAATGGGTATGCTGTTTATTTATAACATAGAAGAGAACCTTGAATGAATAACAAGACGAGTGTCAAATGAACATAGGTTTAACCagcataaattttttaatatcgATCTGAAGTTTGATTCTCTCATCTATacatattattaaaaagaaaataaaataaaataagaagacaATTACAACTACATATTCCTACTATTAGGATTATCTAACAAATCAACTCGTTTCATTGTAATCAAATTCGAATCCAAATtagatttttgaatttttcagaGTTATCAAAATACATAAAAGCTTCTAAACGtttgattttatgtttaatattatctttaaacttaaaaaaagtcTAGTGAATATTTTAGGTTtcatttaataatcatttggtttttagtttttgaaaattaagttatacATACTACTTCAAATATAAGTTTCTATATTTTGTGATGtactttctattattttttaaaaaataaagttaataAGTTTTGGAAACTGAATAAATTGTTTTAGAAAGTTTGTTCGTCCTTttataatttgactaaaaaaaagtatatttaacaaatataaaaattaaaattgaaaaatttgaaaaaataaaaacatagatttcaaaaacaaaatcttaaaaatcaaattgtcaTCGAACATAGTGGATATGAAACTGTGATCTAAGATGAGATTGCAAATCTTATCCAAAATTGAAAGGCAATGTGGAATGAGGAAGGGTCAAAGATCAGGGTTTGGTGGGTGGCACCCAAACCAATTATGTTTTGAATGTGGTCCATGTtctaaataagtttttaaaacgAAGATTATCCAATTAAATGATTACACGTGGACTTAAAAAAATGATTCTTGAAATTTTCGTTCTCGTCCCAATTTACGTGTACGGTCCTAGAATACACGAAAACATAACGGACGGATGAGGAACCGCGCAAATGGAATCTCAGCgattgttattattattcttttttaatgtttagtaaagttttaaaaaatttggcaAAAGTGATTTATAAAAATGCTTTAAACCCCCGTATTTTGGGGATTCTaaaactaatattttattttttatttttttattttttttggagaaacgATAGACGTGGACTAATGATTCTTCATGCGGGACCTATTTTCTAATAAAGAAAACatattataagaaaaatatctAATAGAGTTTGATTTGTTAGGTAAatggaaacaaataaaaaaaaataacattttggtCCAAATATGTTCTGTCtagtttcttttagtttttatatctagatttcaaaattttatatttggattatttttaaatatacgaaaattaactaaaatatttgtaaataatagTAAATTTTCAAAGTTTATAGGTGACAGATTGCGATAGaatgtgatattttgttattatttataaatattttcaataattttatcgtttaaaataatttctctttacattttttattttgagtgttggatttatttctaattaGATATCTTATATTCTAAAATATTACTTTCttacccttaaactttaaagTTTTGTTTCTAGTTGTTacctattttcaaattttaagttttaaccattcatttttcactaaaaattcaatttcgACTTTGGTTGCTAATgtcttttaaataataaaaaaatatatatatttttcactaACTTTTCATccatatgaaaaataattaaaaagtttcACATCATGGTTATTTAAGttattaactaaaatttaatgtCAAATAACAAAAAGCAAGCagtttagtaaaaaaaaaaaaaaaaactcaaaattaaaacCGTAAAATGATGAAACATTATGTAAGTTAAACTCAAATCTGATAAGTAAAAgcataatattttaaatcgtaatttaaatcttgaaacaGAGAGcgaatgaaaattaaaaagttaaaatatagtaataaaatagaataaaacaaaagtggaagattttctaaaatcaaaattttcttataAGATAATAAAATGTGAAATTTAATTGAAAAGGGAAGTTGTGTGAAGGAATGTAAAGGTGGGAGGGACACGTGGCGGCTGGAGAAGGGAACATAGGGGAGTGTggtattattataataatgagAGTGATGGTGTGAAGGGGCAGGGATTGTGAGCCAATGACGCGTAACTAAATACACCactccttttttctttttctttttcttttttttcttttttctttttttaattatttttaccaACAGATAGACGATTTGTGTAGAACCTCCTCAGAACATACCccactttcttttttaattattattttcccccttttcccttttctttcaaAAGTAACTCAATTCATGTTTTTTCAAATTAGCATCCCttactttttctttcctttttcgtattttccttttcctttcgaAATTATTAAAGATTGACTAGATTAGATGTACCTATTTTTGTGTATCTTATGCTATGGTAAGTTAAGACAGTAGGTAGGTTTTGAATCAActcatattaaattaacatgTAAGTAATATTGCATCGATGTGGTGTTGTGTCATGCATAATACAATACCTAAACTAGTAAATAACTAAAGTGGTATATAACTAACTACAATTTGATTAGATGCATTTTTGAGCGATGACATTTGCTTATTTATATGGATTTTCGTCTGAAACTCTCCCGTGGTCATGTAGTGGCAACAAAATGTCAACAAGGGAAGTATGGAGGTAAGTCTATCCATTTTTGAGTTGGTTTGAACCCTTGCTTGCCACTTTCATGTAACAATATAACAACATGCGACAAAAGAAACAGTTTGAATGACAAAATTGTGACTCGACCCCCAACTATCGCATAGATGAGAAAATTTATTACTCAATTTAAGCTCTTACTTACCCCATAATAATACGTATTTCCACTTTTATGGTCGAAAATTAGATTTTCCATCTTTTGTTGGGTGGAAAAATGTTAGAAAGGGGAAGAAGGGACATTAGGTAGATCCCGTTTTGTCTTTTGTGAACTAATTAAATGAATTAGGAACCTAATCTTTGTTTCCATTTCGGTAAACCCACACAAAGTCCAGAACCAATTATGGTTTGTAGTCTGTACCCGTACTTTCCAGACCAACGCATTGGCAAACATTGTCTGTGGGAGCTTCTAAATATCTTCCCCTACGGACTCTCTTCATTTTATTTGTTCCATTACTCATTCAAACTTGAAAGTAGGAGTCTCAATATGACTTCATTTACAATCATTCTGATTCTAAAATAATTGTTGTCAAATTATGTTTTCAGAAAAATCAATTATAACCAAAGTTCGAtaaatgtttaataaatttcaaacggaaacatgaaaaatagtagggtttttttttaaaaaaaaaatgtcatatcAAAAGGAGCCAAAAGATCGAGGACTTGTCTTTGGAGGTACAATGAATAGGACCCATCATAAGCTCTCAAAGGACCAATCCACGTAATGTGTATATAATATTTACTCTCTCTTTCTAAACACTATAGTTCATTAGTCAGAATACTAGctactttcttttttctttgtttagaAAGATATGGTTAATACCAGtaactttattttttccttttttaggaAGATATATAGAAACAATCTATATGAGTCTTGGATGGTTTTATGAGCAGCCAGGGTCAAACCAAAAATTAAACATGGTTGTTGGAGAATTTTCAACTATTTGATCTCCGCTATCAATAATTTACTATCTAAAGAGGTTATTTCTAACTCTCTTTGCCCTTTTTGAAGAGTTCAACTGGAGACCACCAATCACATGATATGGGAGTCTAAATTCTCTCTATCTATTTGGGATATGTTTATACCCTCTCACACCACTCTGTTTAGTGTTGGTGGGGGTTGAATGTTACCATTGGATTACTCGAATCTGTGGAGAAGCTTGAGTTGGAAGGAGGAGATCAATCGCATGTTAATCATTTCGTGGATTCTTTGGAGCACTCGCAACGATATTGTTTTTAGAATGGGGTTTCTGATGTCGAATCTTTAAGTAGGGTGATTGAGATGTCTTTAACTGAGTTGGATATGTCCCTCACTCCCTCGATTTCTCCTTCCTCCCCTGCAAggctttcttctctttcctgCTGGTGTCCCTCAACGTCTGGATTCTGGAAACTTAATGTGGACACAACGTGGTCTGTTCAGGAGGGAAGAGTGGAGCTTGGTTGG
This window contains:
- the LOC120070346 gene encoding heat stress transcription factor A-6b, encoding MNRLRRVKEEVPTSSSSAAPKTTTASPQPMEGLNEAGPAPFLTKTYEIIEDTGTNHIVSWSRGNNSFVVWDPQSFSLTLLPKYFKHSNFSSFVRQLNTYGFRKVDPDKWEFAHEGFLRGQKHLLKLIRRRKTTQPNASQQAPDPCVEVGRFGLDREVDRLQRDKQVLMAEVVKLRQQQQNTKTYLQTMERRLKKTETRQQLMMNFLARAIQNPDFIQQLIHQKDKHKELEEAINRKRRRHIDQGQPDFEDEDKEDHILPPFVNDDIHMDVDLLTIDEQHQMKYHVPKEEIMDDNNCERNDNDDDLNEGFWENLLNEANEEDRYGFRTHGFEEQEDYKDEDHGNNELVDHFAFFTSKFQ